The DNA sequence CGAGGGAGATGTGTGACCCGCGCCAGAGATCTTGCGACCCGATGGCGTAGCCTTCGACTAGGTCATTAAAGTGTCAAGTCAGAGGCCTACCGTACAATAAGCTCATCAGCATCGTAATAAAAGTTCCTAGTGATCCTGGCAGCAACTGGTCTCGCCTCGTCTAGAGGGCCAAAAAGTGAGGCTCGTAAGAATCGTACTGGAAGCTACGGTAGAGTGAGTGGTCAGCGGTAAGATTCTACCACTTAAAGATGCACTCCAGGTGTACTTTACAACACACTGTGAAAATAGAATTCGAGCTTGTAGTATCACCCTGAACAAGGAGGTGAAAGGTTGCGGAGTGTGATATTTACGAATGCGAGGAGTGAGAGAATTGCACAATAGTACTCTGTGTATGGAGAGGCTTGAAGCTACAAGCAGTACCCACTGCTAATGCAGGTGTAATGGTGAGGTAGGAGTCGCATCATAATGCTGCTACAGGAGAATGGAAGTATTACCTTAGGTCTCATGGTGCTGCtgctagagggaggaggtgttgcctTGGGTTTCGtggtcctgctgcaggagggaggaggcgttctTACCGTGGGGACCTAATGAAGAGACAACAATTTTCAGAGAAGATATCAGTCTTTGAATTGTAATTTATGTGAGAACGTTAAGCTGGGATATGGAATTCCACGGTTAGAAAGTAAAACAAATGTTATAGAAAGGGTATGCGAAATATATGAGGAAGTCACTCCATAGGCCCCATAATATTACCATCCTTGGCCACACCTACAGAATACTTTTAATTTTAGTGGCCACAGGTAATGCTGAGGGCGAAGATCGCCTTTAATGCTGACTGATCCTCCAATCTTGTGTGTGGCCCGCGTCAGCAGCATTAATTGTGATCCAGGCCAGCATCATTAACCGTGAACCAGACCAGTACCACTTGCAGTTAAAACAGGTCAGCAGGACTTCAGGTTGATCAGGTCAATAGAACTTTGGGTaggtaggtcaggtcaaaagaaATTTGGGTAGGTAGCTCAGGTCAATAGAAATAAGGCAGGTCCAGGACAGCAAGACTTAGTAGCCCAGGTCATTAGGAATAAGGGAAGTCCAGGTCATTTGGATACAGGTAGCTCAGGGCAGAATGAATATGGTTGCCTAGATCAGAGGTATGACAAATAAGGCTATCAAGGTTAAGGCCTCTACTGGGACCGCCGTAGGTTCTACCCGCTCACAGTTAAGCTACGGCTGACACTAAAATTCGTTTTCTTTATTGCTCGTCCACTGTCCATTCTCCTCTAGTGTTTGAGGAGGGCCACTTCTACAAGGGTGTAAATTTCTTATTCTTCAACACTTTGTGACTCATCCTTCTCCCAGTACGAATTATTGAGTCTGCGTGTTATTCTATCTTTCTAGGTTCACGTTTGGTTGGTCGTGTTCTTAGGCCTGTTAGTTGGGGTGCCATTAACGCAGTTAACTTCAAAATCTAACAATTGGGAAAAAATCATGAGCATTTTCATCCTCAAGGTAATTCTTATCTGGTACACGATAACAGAAGGACGTTACCCGATCATCTTTTTGAGGAAGCTAGTAGTGGTCTGAGTCACGCTTGCAAGTCCCGATACGAGTTTTGTCTCATGGTCGAGCTATACCACATTCACCCTCACGAGACTGAACTCTACGCAGTTTCGGTCAGGCGGAGTTCTCCAGCTTGAACTAACAGGGACGCCCGAGCTCCCGTGTAGATTGGACGTATAGACGAGGTTCATTGAAAACCGTTAACTGACGCTGTCTTGGCTTTGCACAATGTGGGTCAAGTGGTGGACAGAAATACTGTACTAACTTCCAAGACGACCAGTAGCTGTAAAGGAGCTAATTAGCAGATGATTCACAACCAACAACTAGGGAAGGGATGGAATATTTTCAAAAGGTGACCAGTAAGCCGGAAAAGAAAAGGAGGGAAAGCAAAGTGAGGCAAGTGATTGTGGCGAGGTCAAGAATGATGAGAGGAAAAGGATTGCTCGCTTAGTAGAAAACAAAGTATTCAGGGGTGGTCGAACGAATGCTCGAGACAGGATCGACTCGACGAGGAATCCTGCTAGCGAGAAGAGATCAGGTAGGAGGAAGTTGCATGGTTGCACTTTCCAAATGTGTCATTCCTTGAGCAGCTGGTGGGGGTTGGTCATGGTTGGGGTCGAGGCAATCGAGTTTTGTTTTCTTACGACgaaagtatttaagaatgttATGGTGACGGTACCTTAGGACAAACAACCGGTTTCGTGTTACAAGAGCAGAAAGTGGGGCCATCGCGGTATCGTTGAGGTCATGGATGAGGAAGGCGCAGTCGCTGGTGTGGAAATGAGATAAACTCGGAACAACGTGTCGTGCCGCGTTGCTGTGGCAGTGCGCATAATGCAGGCTCCTCGGTATGTCATATGAAGCCATGGGTGCGCGGCGCCTCGCGATAGGGCATCAGGTAAACGCAGCAGCGGCattgggagagagaaaaaaaaaaaagtgtggaagaagtTGGAAGAGAGTGTACCGTGCTGATGATGACTGAAAATGGTTGTATGAAAACATATTGACTGAGAAGTTCGGTGACGTGTCTACCCTAGTTTAACTGCAGTAAGGAATCCACACGCTtatagtaagatatatatatatatatatatatatatatatatacacacacaaggatgTGGATGTTGAGTATGAAGGTAAGAGGGTTGCAAATAATGTATGGTAACGAATTCGAGAAAACCACCCTCGTTGTAGAGTACCAGAATCTGGACATAAGGTATAGATGACCTGCAAGTGGGAAGCTGACGTTCCCATAGGGTATTGGCATGACGGGCTATTGGCCAGGGTGAAAGATACTGTGGAAGAATCTGTAGATTAGAGTATAAGGTTACCTTAAGTTGTTAGGGACAGGGGTAATGGAGAAAAGTAGTTTGGGTTATTCTTCCGTGGAATGTAAACAGTTTTAAGTTCATGCCCTGCGAAAGTTAGTGGGTGCTGAAGCCTTACTAGAAACAGCCACGGAGGATGGTGGTTCGATGAATTTGTGATTATTATTGTTTCTCTTTACCAGCTAATTACGGGATTTTAGagttctcaaaaattcgtaaatacttctccttgtcttttctttgtgcacttcatgattctctctatatttcaattaaggcaaaGCCATGAtgtcttttgtctgtgactgaagccttcaacatacaaaaaaaaattacgtttAGAAAGATATACCAATTGAATTGGTAGCAGCTGACAAACAAAATGGGTATAATTTACAAGGGAAATCTCTATGTATTGTTGATATTTCTGGACAACCTCAAATGTTTGATATACCTCTTAATCTACAGCCGATTATTCAGTTAACTGTGCCAAAATCATCTGAATTCTGTGGGGTTAAATGTAATATTTCCCAAAAATGTATTAAGAAAGCAGCTGACCAAAAAAAACCTTACCGCACCTAACTAATCCAAGAATTCATTAAGCATGAAGATTTGGTATAATGAATTTAGTGTCGTGAATTTTATTCATGGACATTTGATTAGTCCTAATCTTCCACTTCACAAGAAACCTTTCCCGCTTTCTCCATAATATTTTCTTCAGTAAACAATGAAGATGGGTTACAATAAAGACTTCGTGGTGGGACGGTGTTTGaggcagtacttacaggaaaggagtgtaaatgattggaaGATATATAAGAGAGCGTGacaggtcaagaaaaagatgtagaggttgaaaaagagggcaaatgaaagttgaggtgagcgagtatcagcaaagtttagggaggagatgatgattcAGAAGgcgagtgtgtttgatgatagggaggtATAATTCTGTTTATTTCAGAGGATCAGTGTATTTCACCAAAGTCCCTTTATCTTTTCATTAAGAGAAGACCTTTACTAAGAGCTTAGCTTTATCGAAATTCTCCTTCAACTTTGACAAACATGAAGTTAATGTGACCACAGATTATGTTTAGTTTGTATTGAAGTGAAATAAATTCAACTAATTAAGCCACATAAGGGGTAAGGTATAGTCTTTTTATAAAAACAGGATGGTTTTGAATATATGATGACTAACTGCTGAAAACAAGGATAATTATGTTTGTCATTCAAATACAGTTTAGAGTAAACACTTGTCAAAAcactaaatcatttttttttcactcattcaaATACAGGATAGAGCAAACACTTGTCAAAAAGCTGCAACATtttgtagtaataataatattttgtcTTCACTCTGCATCTGGCCTAAGACTTGTTATACTGTATTGCTTttacaaagtatacatacacaacTGTCCAGCCACTCGTAGTGTTTCACAACTGTTCATTCCAATTCTAAAAAAGTGTGCTTATAATTCATGTACTCCCGATGACACTTTTTAATTAGGAATCATGGAACACTTGTGGGGTTAATAGTTACATTATGATAATACTTGTACAGTCAGTACTTACATTATATTGTCGTCAGTActtacattatattgttttagtGTTctgatattcatttatataccCTAAAAGGTAACCACTCAGATCATTATCAGTTCACTAGACAGCAACTCTACCACCATAACAAGTTTAtgtgagactttttttttttctgacaaacCTTATAAGCAGATTGAGGGACTAAGTACAGATAGCCCCCTTGTTCTTCCTTTACCAGATATCTTTGTTATGAACAACAAAAGTGGTTAGCTAAATGTTCTCAATTTTAGACCttcatttcattatatttatttattagtcATTATACCCCCTTGCTCTCTTTATGTTATACCTGCCAACatgtatcatcttcatcatcactactatcttcatcatcacccttgCCGACAACTTTGCCACCTTTATCATCAcccttgccatcatcatcatctctcttaccatctttatcatcacccttgccatcatcatcatctctcttaccatctttatcatcacccttgccatcatcatcatctctcttacAACTTTCGCCAGCACTTGCATGTTTTGCCCCACCATCCTTGCTTAAGAACCAATCAGTTACCTTGGATAAGCCAAACCCTATACCTGCTCCTGTTGAGGCTAGAGCACCTGTTGCAGTAGCCCCAATACCTGCAGCACCAGCTGACTGAAGGGCTGCCACCTGTTTCCAATgacagaaaataaataaataaaaatacatattaaCTTTTCAGTAAAAACTTTATAAAAGATAAGTATCTCAATATCACACTtaaaaaaatgtacaaaaaaattAGTGACCAGTAATACATTCATATGTAGTAATACATAGGCTGTCATTCATAAACACAAATACATATCtaatatacatacaagtacatacatTAAAATGAGAATGGATGGATATGGAGAAAAATATCTGATTACTACGGGCAGAGAATGCTGTGACAGTAAATAAAAATGATTACTGCTACAGGAGTATTGATGCAGAAGGGTGTGACTGGTGATTggcacagctagagactgtagcATTGGGTGATTATGACTGTCTTAAAAGTTATGATTGGTAACTGCAGCATGTGGTAATGTGACGGcagtgggtggtggctgtggttttCACCAATGACAAGAGCAAGAGTCTCTACCTACCACTATCTACACAATCACCAAACAACAatatcaacacagtcaccatccaccactattACCACAGTCACAACAAACCACTATCAACACAGTCAACACTCACTAAATATGCAgtccaccacctaccactattAACATCCaatccatcacccatcactgtgaaCATGCAATCCACCACACCTCTATCAACATGcaatccaccacacacctctatcAACATGcaatccaccacacacctctatcAACATgcaatccaccacacaccactatcaacatgCAATCCACCACTAGCAACATCCAGTCCATTacccaccactatcaacaactaGTCCATCACTCACCACTATCAGCATCTAGTCCATTACCTACATTATCAACAACCAGTCCATCACCCACTACTATCAACATCCAGTCCATCACCTAACACTATCAACAACCAGTCCACCATCCATCACTGAAAACATCCAGTCCActaaccatcaccaacaacatgcagtccaccacccatcactaaaaaCATCCAGTCCACTATCCATCACCAACATGCAGACCACATCTACCACTATCAAGATCcagtccaccatccaccaccgtcAACATGCAGTCCACTCGTCATTGATCACCAAACACTCACCAAACCTCCTGCAGCAATACCTCCTCCATTTGCAAGGGCAGCGGAGGACATCATGGATGCAGCAAGTGAACCACTTGCAATCCCAGCTGAGGTGAAGCCAGCAGCTGTTGAAGAAAACAAGCTGGTACATAAGTGATTCAGAGAAGaccacaataaagaaaaaaaaaagctgtata is a window from the Panulirus ornatus isolate Po-2019 chromosome 32, ASM3632096v1, whole genome shotgun sequence genome containing:
- the LOC139759063 gene encoding uncharacterized protein isoform X2 translates to MEELPQCLLCQECFDDGQHIPVALPACGHTFCRPCLVRLRDMRANSAFKCPTCRKEYQECTPENLPCNWVVLNLLNNNHQPKKDEQSKKTKDSDSCTKSKVWKGIGYGLAATAGAASLVAAAPVALTAAGFTSAGIASGSLAASMMSSAALANGGGIAAGGLVAALQSAGAAGIGATATGALASTGAGIGFGLSKVTDWFLSKDGGAKHASAGENGKRDDDDGKGDDKDGKRDDDDGKGDDKGGKVVGKGDDEDSSDDEDDTCWQV
- the LOC139759063 gene encoding uncharacterized protein isoform X1, producing the protein MEELPQCLLCQECFDDGQHIPVALPACGHTFCRPCLVRLRDMRANSAFKCPTCRKEYQECTPENLPCNWVVLNLLNNNHQPKKDEQSKKTKDSDSCTKSKVWKGIGYGLAATAGAASLVAAAPVALTAAGFTSAGIASGSLAASMMSSAALANGGGIAAGGLVAALQSAGAAGIGATATGALASTGAGIGFGLSKVTDWFLSKDGGAKHASAGESCKRDDDDGKGDDKDGKRDDDDGKGDDKDGKRDDDDGKGDDKGGKVVGKGDDEDSSDDEDDTCWQV